The following proteins come from a genomic window of Novosphingobium aromaticivorans DSM 12444:
- a CDS encoding potassium transporter Kup: MSDAVTDADGSSAQSHAQSAGHHAVQGHGGHSQGPLLKLAVGAIGVVFGDIGTSPLYALRDTFAGHHKLPLDLLHIYGIISLMFWSMMIIVTFKYVSVIMRADNKGEGGSLALLALINQHTDGKRWGRGIILLGVFATALFYGDSMITPAVSVMGAIEGVAVYRPDMHPLIVPLVVGILIGLFFIQSRGTEKVAAFFGPIMLVYFGTIAVLGALSIAEYPPVIAALSPHHAVTMFIADPWRGFLAMGAAVLAVTGAEALYADMGHFGRSPIRMSWLVFVLPALVLNYLGQASLLIRNPAALESPFYYLAPEWFQWPLLFIASCAAVIASQAVISGAFSVTQQAIQLGFIPRMTIKHTSTAAGQIFIPVINWALMIAVILLVLVFQRSSNLTAAYGIAVTGAMLIDNFLLAVVLFKLWQWKAPAAIAMLAVFFAIDAAYLGANMTKIPDGGWVPLVMGIAIFTLLTTWSRGRALMRENMAEGTIPLDVFTKSAHSSAARVSGTAIFMASTAAGVPSALLHNIKHNKVLHERVVILTVSIEDVPYVDEGERYSVKDFGNGFYRLTLRFGFLEETDVPGALKGVSMCGEPFNMMKTSFFLSRQTLIPSDKPGMALWREKLFAWMLRNAASAMEFFRLPTNRVVELGSQLKI, translated from the coding sequence ATGAGTGATGCCGTTACCGACGCGGATGGATCTTCAGCGCAGTCTCATGCGCAGTCCGCCGGACATCATGCCGTGCAGGGCCACGGCGGTCATTCGCAAGGCCCCCTGCTCAAGCTGGCGGTAGGCGCGATCGGCGTAGTCTTCGGCGACATCGGCACCAGCCCGCTCTACGCGCTGCGCGATACGTTCGCCGGCCACCACAAGCTCCCGCTCGACCTGCTGCACATCTACGGCATCATCAGCCTGATGTTCTGGTCGATGATGATCATCGTGACGTTCAAGTACGTCTCGGTCATCATGCGCGCCGACAACAAGGGCGAGGGCGGCAGCCTTGCGCTCCTCGCGCTGATAAACCAGCACACCGACGGCAAGCGCTGGGGCAGGGGCATCATCCTGCTCGGCGTCTTTGCGACGGCCCTGTTCTACGGCGATTCGATGATCACCCCGGCGGTCTCGGTCATGGGCGCGATCGAAGGTGTGGCCGTCTACCGGCCCGACATGCATCCGCTGATCGTGCCGCTGGTCGTCGGCATCCTCATCGGCCTGTTCTTCATCCAGAGCCGCGGGACCGAAAAGGTCGCCGCCTTCTTCGGCCCGATCATGCTGGTCTACTTCGGCACGATCGCCGTGCTCGGTGCGCTGAGCATTGCGGAATATCCGCCGGTCATCGCCGCGTTGAGCCCGCACCACGCCGTGACGATGTTCATCGCCGATCCGTGGCGCGGTTTCCTGGCAATGGGCGCGGCGGTCCTGGCCGTGACCGGTGCCGAGGCGCTCTATGCCGACATGGGCCATTTCGGTCGCAGCCCGATCCGCATGTCGTGGCTGGTCTTCGTGCTGCCCGCGCTGGTGCTGAATTACCTCGGTCAGGCTTCGCTGCTGATCCGCAATCCGGCAGCGCTCGAAAGCCCGTTCTATTATCTCGCGCCCGAGTGGTTCCAGTGGCCGCTGCTGTTTATTGCCTCGTGCGCGGCGGTCATTGCCTCGCAGGCGGTGATCTCCGGCGCGTTTTCGGTAACGCAGCAGGCGATCCAGCTCGGCTTCATCCCGCGCATGACGATCAAGCACACGTCTACCGCTGCGGGACAGATCTTCATTCCTGTGATCAACTGGGCGCTGATGATCGCCGTGATCCTGCTGGTCCTGGTCTTCCAGCGCTCGTCCAACCTGACCGCCGCCTATGGTATCGCGGTGACCGGCGCGATGCTGATCGACAATTTCCTGCTCGCCGTGGTGCTGTTCAAGCTGTGGCAGTGGAAGGCCCCGGCGGCCATCGCCATGCTCGCGGTGTTCTTCGCCATCGATGCGGCCTATCTCGGCGCCAACATGACCAAGATCCCCGACGGTGGTTGGGTGCCGCTGGTCATGGGCATCGCGATCTTCACACTGCTCACCACCTGGTCGCGCGGGCGCGCCCTGATGCGCGAGAACATGGCCGAGGGCACCATTCCGCTCGACGTCTTTACCAAGTCAGCCCATTCCAGCGCCGCGCGCGTTTCGGGCACGGCGATCTTCATGGCCTCGACCGCGGCGGGCGTGCCCTCGGCGCTGCTGCACAACATCAAGCACAACAAGGTGCTCCACGAACGCGTGGTCATCCTGACCGTGTCGATCGAGGACGTGCCCTACGTCGACGAGGGCGAGCGGTATTCGGTCAAGGACTTCGGCAACGGCTTCTACCGCCTGACGCTGCGTTTTGGCTTCCTTGAGGAAACGGACGTGCCCGGTGCGCTCAAGGGCGTCAGCATGTGCGGCGAACCGTTCAACATGATGAAGACCAGCTTCTTCCTCTCGCGCCAGACGCTGATCCCGTCGGACAAGCCGGGCATGGCCCTGTGGCGCGAAAAGCTGTTCGCCTGGATGCTCCGCAATGCGGCAAGCGCGATGGAGTTCTTCCGGCTGCCCACGAACCGCGTGGTCGAGCTGGGCAGCCAGCTCAAGATTTGA